The sequence below is a genomic window from Opitutia bacterium.
CGACGCGGATGTCGCTGAGGATGTCGCCGCGGAAGCCGTGCGTCTCGTTGCGGAATTTGACCTGCGGGAAGCAGAGATCTTTGCGAAACCAAGCGGCGATCTCGCGCGCGATGCCGATGTGGCTGAGGGCGTCGGGGCGGTTCGGCGTGATCTCGATGTCGAACACGGTGTCGCCCGGAGGCAGCACGGCGTTGATCGGCGTGCCGATCGGCGTGGCCGGATCGAGGAGGAGCAAGCCGGCGTGGTCGTCGCCGAGGCCGAGTTCGTCGGCGGCGCACATCATGCCTTGCGACTCGTGGCCGTAGGTCTTGCGCAGCGCGATGGCGAAGCCGCCGGGCAGCACGGCGCCCGGGAGCGCAACCGGGACACGGTTGCCCGCGTCGCAATTCGGCGCGCCGCACACGATCTGGCGGATGCCGCCGTTTTCGGCGCCGACATCGACGGTGCAGAGTGAGATTTCCTTTTTGAGGTTGGGAATCTTCTCGCGCGTCTTGATCTCGCCGACAACGACGTGCTGCAGCGGCTGCAAGCCGGCCGTGGCCACGCCTTCGACTTCGAAGCCGACGAAGGTGATCGCGCGCTTGAGCTCGTCGACGGTGACGCCGTCGAGGTTCACGTATTGTTTGAGCCAGTTGAGGGAAATTTTCATCGTCGTGATTCACCACGAAGCTCACGAAGAGCACGAAGTATCGCCTTCGTGTGCTTCGTGTCCTTCGTGGTTAATTCTCAGGCAAATTGTTTCAGGAAGCGGACGTCGTTCTGGTAGAAGTAACGGATGTCATCGATGCCGTAGACCAGCATCGCGAGGCGCTCGAGGCCCATGCCGAAAGCGTAGCCGCTCCAGACGTTGGGGTCGTAGCCGACCGCTTCGAACACGGCGGGATCAACCATGCCGCAGCCGCCGATCTCGATCCATTCCTTGTTCACCTTCGGGAGGTGCTTGGCGGAGAGGTCGACCTCGAAGGACGGCTCGGTGTAGCTGAAGTAGTGCGGACGGAAGCGCGTCGTCGTGCCTTTGCCGAGCAGCGAGGCGAAGATGTAGTCGAGCATCGCCTTCAGGTCGCGGACGGTGACGTTCTTGTCGACGTAGAGGCCCTCGAGCTGGTGGAAATTGGCGCTGTGCGTGGCGTCGGTGGTGTCGCGGCGGTAGACGCGGCCGGGCGAGATCACGCGGATGGGCGGCTGGCCCTTGAGCATGGTGCGGATTTGCACCGACGAGGTGTGCGTGCGGAGGAGGTATTTCTCGCCGTCGACTTTGCGCGAGACGTTGCCGAAGCGCGCGGCCTCGGGGAAATAGAAGGTGTCCTGCGCATCGCGGGCCGGGTGATCGGGCGCGGTGTTGAGCGCATCGAAGCAGTAATACTCCGTCTCGACCTCGGGGCCTTCGACGACCGTGAAGCCGGCCTTGCGCATGATGCGGCACATCTCTTCGCGCACCTGCGTGAGCGGGTGGTAAGTGCCGGGGCCGGCGTCGGGCGACGGGAGCGTCGGATCGACGGCGGGCCCGAGTTGCGCGGCGATCTCGGCGTCGGCGATGCGCGCGAGCGTGGCGTCGAGCTGGGCTTGCAGCTGGCCTTTGGCCTCGTTGATGAGCTTGCCCATGACGGGGCGCTGCTCCTTCGGCACGGTGCCGAGCTGCTTCATCAAGGCGGTGAACTCGCCGTTGGGGCCGACGTAGCGGGCCTTCGCGGCCTCGAATTCGGCGCGCGACTTCAGCGCCGCGAGTTCCGCGGGCGCCTTGGCGAGGAGGGCGTTCAGGGTGTCTTGCATCGGGAAAATCGTTCTCGTTCTTCGTTCTCTTTCTCGTTCTCGAATCCTCGGAGAACGAGGAACGAGTAGGAGAATGAGAACGATTGGAGCCGGGAAATAAAAAAGACGGGCGCTTTGGGCAGCCCGTCCTTCAGGGAAGTGGTTTGTGAAACCGAAGGCGAGCCTCTAGCCGGCTCGCGTTGGTGGTGGGGCGGCTCGTCGGGGACGACTCGCCCTACCCTTGCTTGCTCAGGCCTTGGCGGCCTTTGCCTT
It includes:
- the pheS gene encoding phenylalanine--tRNA ligase subunit alpha, with the translated sequence MQDTLNALLAKAPAELAALKSRAEFEAAKARYVGPNGEFTALMKQLGTVPKEQRPVMGKLINEAKGQLQAQLDATLARIADAEIAAQLGPAVDPTLPSPDAGPGTYHPLTQVREEMCRIMRKAGFTVVEGPEVETEYYCFDALNTAPDHPARDAQDTFYFPEAARFGNVSRKVDGEKYLLRTHTSSVQIRTMLKGQPPIRVISPGRVYRRDTTDATHSANFHQLEGLYVDKNVTVRDLKAMLDYIFASLLGKGTTTRFRPHYFSYTEPSFEVDLSAKHLPKVNKEWIEIGGCGMVDPAVFEAVGYDPNVWSGYAFGMGLERLAMLVYGIDDIRYFYQNDVRFLKQFA